The sequence below is a genomic window from Denitratisoma sp. DHT3.
GGTGGGCGTGGTGCCGCCGGTGTAGCCCGGCGGCAGCGGGTCGGAAGCGATAGCGATGCTGGAATAGGCACCTGGGTTGAGGTTGATCACGCAACTCTTGCTGAAGGTGGCCACGGAGATGGTGTCGCTGCCGCCGGCGTCCCAAAGGGTACGGAAGAAGGGGGTGGCAGGGTCGAAGGTATAGGTGTCGTTGCCGGTGTGGTAAGTGGTGTTGGCGCCGTACAGGTATTGAACGGCGGCGATGTCGTAGAGCATCGGAGTGTCCGGCTCGACGTAGTAGGTGAGGAAGGTATAGCTGCCGTCGCCATTGGCCGTGACCTTGCGGAAGATGGCGTGCGGATGCTCGGTATAGGACATGACGGTGTATTGCTCGCTGTCCTTCTGGCCGCTCAATCGCGGGTTGCCCTCGAAGGGGTGCTTGAGCCCCAGGGCGTGGCCGATTTCATGCAGCAGGGCGCTGAAGCCGGCATTACCCGCCTGCCAGTGGCTGTCCGGCTTCTGCCCGATGGCGGGCGCGGAGAGCCAGACATCGCCGCCCGAGGCCCAGTAGCTGGAGGGGCCGTAAGCCCAGGCGGAACTGTTGCCCTGGGAGGTGGCGGTCCAGGTGAAGCGCAGGTCGCCGACATTGGTCTGGCCGTCGACGACCTGGGTGAAGCCGATATTCGCCACGTTGCTCCAGGCCGCCAAGGCGCCTGTCACGGCCTGGCGCTGGGCGGCGTTCAGGCCGTAGCTGCCGGCAGGCTCGTCGAGGGCTGAATAGCCACCGCTGTCCTTGTTGTCCCAGGAGGCCTGGGCGATGGCGACGTAGGGAAAGCTGTAGGTCAGCGCGACGCCGCTGCCGACGCTGCCGCCCCACTTGAGACCGTCGGCGAGGGCATCGATGTAGGTCAGGCCGGCGACGGGCACCGGGCTGGTCGGGTACTGGCTCGACGGGGCGCTGATGGGATTGGGCATGGTTCAATATACTTGCATCGTTCGAGACGAATGATGCCAGCGATAATTTGATTTCGATGCAGACAATTATCTCCGTACTTCCATACTTGCAGACACGATGAAACTACGTCCTCTCGGTTCGACCGGAATTCTGGTGTCGGAAATCGGCCTGGGCTGCGCGAGCTACTGGGGCAAGGAAATCTTCAGCGAATCGCGTGCGATCCGTATCGTCCGCCGGGCCAGCGACGCCGGGGTGTGCTATTTCGATACCGGCCACAGTTATTCCGACGGCAACGCAGAACCGCGCCTGGGCAAGGCGCTGCGCGAGATGGGCGGACGACGCCATGAGCTGTGCATTTCGAGCAAGGCCGGTACCCGCTTCGACTCCCGGCGCAAGTTGGTCAAGGATTTCTCCCCGGCCTGGATACGGCAAAGCTGTCACGAGAGCCTGCGCCGTCTCGGGCTGGAGCGCCTGCCAGTGCTGTTCCTGCATGGCCCGCGGATCGCTGACCTGAGCGATGAGTTGATGGGTACCCTGGCCGATCTCAAATCCCAGGGGACTATTGGCGCGATCGGCATCAACACCTTCGACGCGCCGGTCCTCGACCATGTCGAGCGTGGCGGAGGCTTCGACGTGGTGATGCTCGATTACAACATCCTGCGGCAGGACCACGAGCCATTGATCGGGAGGCTCCAGGCGCAGGGCGTCGGCGTGATCGCCGGCGCCGCGCTGGGCAACGCCTTGTTCTCGAACCGGGTGTTCCGGGTGCGCGGTGTCCGGGATCTGTGGTATTTGGCCCGGGCGCTGAAGAATTTCCGCGAGGGCATCCGCCGCGGGCGCATGTTCCGTTTTCTGGAGCGGACTCCCGGCGCGACCGGCGCCCAGGCGGCGCTTGCCTATGTGCTCGGCAATTCCGGTGTCGCTGCCGCCGTCTTCGGCACGACGGACGAGAAGCATCTCGTCGAGAATCTCGCCGCGTCCGGCATCGCGCTGCCCGCGGAAGTGCTGGGCCGGATTCGCGCCGCGGCATGCCCTTGACGCCGATGCCCATCATGGTCCAGAAACCCAGTTTGTCCCAGAACTCGTTGTACATGCACCCGGTGATCTTGGGGAACCAGGAAACAAAAAAGGGCTGGTTCAGTTTGGCCCATTTTCATGCTGCATGGGCATTCACTCATGAAGGAGGACACAATGGACATGAACGCCGCGGGGCCGGTCTCCTTGCCCGGCATCTCCCTTGAAACCTGGCTCGTCCGCTTCGACAGGCATGGCGAGTACACATCGCCGGAAACCCCGCAGGCGCTGCTCGACCGCCTTGCCACGACGCCGGAGTCTCCCGTCATCATCTTTTCGCACGGCTGGAACAACAACGACAAGTATGCGACGGAGCGCTACGCCAACTTTCTCGAAAATCTTCAGAAGCATTTCGCCGCCCACGGCGGGCCGGCGCAATCGCCGATCTTCGTCGGCCTGCGTTGGCCCAGCATGTGGTTTCCCTTCGACGAGACGCCGGCCGCCGGCATGGCCGATGTCGATGCCGACGGGCTTGCGCAACTGAAGGAGGAACTGGCCGAGGAGTTGCCCGAAGCCGATCGCCAGCGCTTCCGCGCGCTCGTCGACCTGCCGCGGCTTTCCGAAAGCGAGGTCGGCGAATTGGCCGACCTGTTCGGCCCGCTGCTGCAAGGCTGGGAGGTGGCCGACATCGAGGGGGCCGAGGCATCCCGCATCGACCGGGAAAGCCTGATGGCCACCCTACAGACGCTGCAGGCGGACCGTGACGCCCCCGCCGACGGCGAGGCCGTGGGGGGCAAGGACTGGTACGTCAAGGCACTCTTTCCGCTGCGCGTGTTTTCGGTCTTCGTGATGAAGAACCGTGCCGGCACGGTCGGCCGACACGGCGTCTCGCGCCTCGTCCGGGACATCCTCGGGACGTCGCGGGGGCCGCTCCATCTGGTCGGCCATTCCTACGGCGCGAAGGTCGTTCTTGCCGCCGTCACCGCCCAGCCGCTACCGCGCAAGGTCGACAGCCTGCTGCTCCTGCAGTCGGCCATCTCGTATCTTTGCTTTGCCGAAAAGGTACCGGAAAGGAAACTGCCCGGCGCCTATCGCATCGCCCTCTCGCGCACCGCCGGGTCGGTCGCCGCCACCTTCAGCCGGTGGGACAGCTCCCTTCATGAGTTCTATCACCACATCATGTGGATGAAGAACGATCCCGGCGAACTGGATGTCGCCGCCAAAGCCCCCGATGCCGCCGGCGACCCGCCGAACCGATTTGCCGCACTCGGCGGCTACGGCCCACGCGATGCCGGCGAGATCCTGATTTCCGAACTGCCCGTGCCGGGCACGGAGACCCCCGCGTTGCGCGAGGAATGCCTCATTGCCTTCGACGGTAGCCTGGACAAGCGCATATCGGGACACGGTGACGTTTCCAACGCCTGTACCGCCTGGCTGCTTCACCAGCAGATGAAGAGAACCTGAGGCGGGTTCGGCGCGGGCCGGCCGGTCTGGATGTGGAAGGGCAGGCGGTCGCGGCAGATCTCCTGGGTCGAAGGGCTGGCCTGATTTTGGGGCTCGCCTCCTTCGCCCCCGGAGGGGGGGCTCTCTGGCTTGCTGAGCTCGGATGTTTGGGGGAACTTCGTAGCGGCATCGATGGCGTTGCGCGCTGGCGGCCCGGCGGAAAAGCTCGTTTCCCATGCTGAATCATTCGCCTACTTTCCGAGGTTGACGCCTTTTGATTCCGGAATTCACGATACCGTGAGTGCATGAACATGACACTTCCTTACCCACGCCGGATCGAGCCGCGCATTGTGCGCGCCTTGCAGGACACACCGGTCGTGTTGCTTGCAGGCCCACGCCAGGCGGGCAAGAAAACTCTGGTGAGGCAGATCGCGGCCCAGTTCGCGGCCTTTGGGGCGCACCGCTTCCCGACCCAGGCAGGCAAGCCAGATGGAGCGCGGGATGGGTTTTTCACCATCGCGATAGTAGATTTTGCTCATCGTTGAACTCCTCGCAGGTTTCAAGCAGCCAGGAGGCGCCCCATGGCCAACCCAGGGCCGCCCTCCCGAGGACGGCCCGGAACGGTCAACCCCTGACCTTGTGGATCACGTTCTCGGCGTAGCCGTTCAGTTCGCCGAGCATCTGCGCCAGGGTGCGGTTGTCGGGACCGCCGGCGTAGCTGTCGCGGAAGGCGACCACCGTTTCGGTGACGCCGAGTTCCTCCAGGCGCCGCACGCCGTCGGTGCTGTAGGCGTCGAGCCCGCCGGCCTGGATGAGGAAGGGCAGGTGACTGCGGCCGAATTCCGCGCGCCAGGTCTTCAGCTTGCCGATCATGTCGGTCAGCGTTTCCAGGGAACTGCCGGCGCTGATCCAGCCGTCGCCCAGTTGCGCCGCCCGCTTCAGGGCGGGGTCGGCGTGGCCGCCGATCAGGATGGGGATCGGTTCGCTCGGCGCCGGGCACATTTTCACCGGCGGGAACTGGTAGAACTCGCCCTCGTAGCCGAAATACTCGCCGCCGCTCAAGCCGCGGATGATCGCGATCATCTCGTCCATGCGCTTGCCGCGCCCTTCCCAGGGCTGGTCGCAGATTTCGAAGTCCTCGCGCCAGGGGCTGAGGCCGACGCCGAACTGGAAACGGTTGCCGGTCATCACGGCGATGCTGGTGAGCGACTTGGCCACCAGCACGGGGTGGCGGATCGGCAGCTTCATCACCGAGGTGACGAATTTCAGCTTGGTGGTCACCGCCGCCATCCAGGGCACGGCGCTGAAGGGTTCGAGGAAGGGCACGCCGTCGAGGAACTCGCGCGAGCCGTCGGCGTTGTAGGGATAGGTGCTGTCGGCCTGCTGCGGATAGAAAATGCTGTCGGGCAGGGTGAAGGAATCGTAGCCGGCGGCTTCGGCGGCCTTGGCCAGTTCCAGGTAGAACGCCGGGTTGCACATGCCGGCGTGATAGGAAAACTTCACGGTTTCTCCTCCTTTGGTTTATCGTCGCGGGACCGCCGCGTGACCGAAATGGTTGCGGCGGTGGTTGTTTTCGGCGCTATCTTAGAGCCTGTCCGGAAAAATCGAAACGTGCCGCGAATCGTGAGTCGTACGCTCTCGCCACCGGCGCGAAGAGGGGGCGGTCGGCCGATTCAGGATGTCACCGCCAGGGTTCGTGCTATGTTGAAAAACTCCGGCTCAGAAGAGGTTACAGGATGAAAGCGAAAACCAGTCGATGCGCCGTCGCCATGCTGGTCGCCGGTTGCGCAACCGCCAGCGCCGCGCCCATGCAATACGAGATGGACTTGCGCACCTACTCCGGCATGGGGGCGGGCGGCATGATGGGCATGCTCGGTTCGATGCTCGGCAAGCAGGGCGCGAGCGTCAGCAAGCTCATGGACCTGCGCCTTGCCAGCCCGACCGACATCCCCGACGGCTACAGCGCCGAGCATACGGTGCCGGACGGCATGCGCATCGGCCCCAGGCTGCCGCTGAAGGGCGAGCGCCGCGCCACGGGCGGCAGCGGCGGCGAAACCACGCGCGACGATCCCGAGGGGCGCATCCTGATCTATTGGGGTTGCGGCGAGACGGTGCCGAAGGGACAGCCGCAGGTCATCGATGTCAAGACGATGAGCAAGAGCATGTCGCCGGAGGTGATGGCGATGGTGCGTCAGGCGCAGGTGCGCAAGGGTGGTGGTGGCGGCATGCCGCCGGGCGCCGGGTCGCTGCCGCCGCGCACCGTCTGGTGGCCCGCGGGCGACGCGGACTTCAAGGGCATTCCGGCCGAGGCCTCGGCGGTGGGCGAGCACGTGGTGAAGGCGAGCTTCATGAACGAGGACATCCGCTACACCATCGATGGCGGACTCGATTTTCTCGAACCGCTCAATCTGAAGGCGAGCGGCGACCTCAAGTCGCCCGTGTCCCTGCAATGGGACGGCCTCGCGCGCGCGAAGGGCTACAACCTCAACGCGGTCGGCGCGGCGGAAAAGGAGGTCGTGATCTGGATGGCGGAGCGCAACAAGTTCCCCATGCTCCCCGCGAGCCAGACGACCTGCGCCATCCCCGCGGGCATCTTCGAGAAGGCGCAGATGGCGATGGTGGCTGAAGAAGGGGTCGGCCCCACGGGGAGCTTCGCCTATCCGCCGCAGGAAAAAGGCAAGCCGAAGAAGCCGCTGATCTGGACGGCGCGGGTTCGCGTCTCGACCAGCGACACGGCGCTGCTGGGCTTGCAGGAAGCCGCCGCCGGCGCGGCGGGCGATGCCGCGGCGGATTCGGTGGTGCCGGGCGGCGGTACCCTGTTGAAGGAGCTCAAGGGATTCTTCGGGAGGTAGGTAGACTCGCCCCCCTTCGCCCCCCTCCGGGGGGTTCGATACGGCTCGCTGCGCTCGAAGTTACGGGGAACGCTGTAGCGGCACCGATAGGATGCGGCTGGCGCCGCGTGCCGCTTTCCCTTGGGGCGACCCGGCGGGAAAGCTTTTGCGGTATTCCATCCCTTCGCCATCCTCCGGGGGGCGGTGCGGTGGAAAAGTTCGTTTTCACGCTGAACAACAGGAGAAACTCATGTCGCAGCATTCCCGGAATCCTTTTTCCATCGCGGGCAAGGTCGCCCTCGTCACCGGCGCCTCGCGCGGCATCGGGCTCGCCATCGCCGAGCTTTTCGTCGAGCAGGGCGCGGAGGTGATCATCGTCGCCAGGAAGCAGGAAACCCTCGACCAGGCCGCCGCCGAGCTGCGCGCCAAGGGAGGCAAGGTCCACGCCATCGCCTCGCACATGGGCAGGATGGAGGACATCCAGAAGCTCGTCGCCACCCTGGACGAGCGCGGCCTGGACGTGGACATCCTGGTCAACAACGCCGGCATCAGCCCGCCCCACGTGGAATCCTTCGCCGACACCACCGAGGCGCTGTGGGACAAGGTGATGGACGTGAACCTCAAGGGCCCCTTCTTCTTGAGCGGCGCCATCGGCAAGAAAATGGCGGCGCGGGGCGGCGGCAACATCATCAACATCAGCACCACCTCGGCGCTGATGGCCCAGCCCGAGATCGGCGCCTATTGCGTCTCCAAGGCGGCGCTGAACACCGTGACCCGCTGCTACGCCCGGGAACTCGGCCCCCGTGGCGTGCGCGTGAATGCCATCTCCTGCGGCGTGATCAAGACGGTGATGGGCGACCACACGCTCAACGACCCCCAGCGCTACGCCGACATGATGAAGATCAACCCCCTGAAGCGCGCCGGCCTGCCCGAGGAGGTCGCCAAGGCCGTGCTGTTCTTCGCTAGCGATGCCTCCAGCTATTCCACCGGCACCATCTTCCAGGTGGACGGCGGCGTGCTGAGCTGAATCTGAAGTCTCGTCCCCCTCCAGGGGGCGAGGCGCGTGCCGGGAGCAGCGGTTCCGCCGGTTTTCCTGCCAAGCTTCCCCAGCGTTCCCGGATTGAAAAAACGACGGCAAGGAGAAAGATCATGACGACGCGCACCCTGCAAAAGATCATTCCCTCGATTCCGGTGTCGGACGGCGCCGGGGTGAAACTGCGGCGCAGCCTGGGCCAGAGCCAGGGGCTGCGGCTCGATCCCTTCCTGATGCTGGACGAGTTCGCCTCGGACGATCCGCAGGACTACATCGCCGGTTTCCCGCCTCATCCCCATCGTGGCTTCGAGACTGTGACCTACCTGCTGGAGGGCACCTTCCAGCACGAGGACCATCTCGGTCACCGCGGTCTGCTGCGCAGCGGCGGTGCCCAGTGGATGACCGCCGGGCGGGGCATCATCCATTCGGAAATGCCGCAGCAGGAAAGCGGCCGCGTCCATGGTTTCCAGTTCTGGATCAACCTGCCGGCGCGGGAGAAGATGAAGCCGGCCGCCTACCGCGACATCCAGCCCGAGGAGATTCCGCAAGTGTCGCTGACGGCGGATGGGGGCGGTTCGGTGCGTGTCGTCGCCGGCACCTTCACGGCGCCCGACCGGGTCGTGGCCGGGCCGATCCAGGGCCTGTCCACCGCGCCCCAGTTCCTCGACGTGCGCCTGCCCGCCGGCAACCGCTTCGTCCATGAACTGCCGGCGGCGCACACCGCCTTTCTCTATCCCTACGCCGGCAGCCTGCAGGTCGGCGCGGCGGACGACTTCCGTCCCCTGGCGGCGCATCAGGTCGGCGTCCTGTCCGCCGGAGATCGCCTGGAGGTCGCGGCGGGCCCGGACGGCGCCGGCTTCCTGCTGCTCGCCGCCCGCCCCCTGGGCGAACCCGTGGCACAGCACGGCCCCTTCGTGATGAACACCCGCGAGGAGATCGAGCAAGCCATCGCCGACTACCAGTCCGGACACCTGGTCTAGGGAACGCTGCGCTGTTCATACAAGGTCGGGGCGCCCGCGCCTCCTTGACAGAGCTTTCCCGCCGCGCCGCCATTTCCCACGATGGGGAAAAGCGGCACGCGGCGAAGCCGCAACGCCATCGGTGCCCCCACGAAGTCCCCCCAAACACCCGAGCGCAGCGAGCCATATCGCCCCCCCCGGAGGGGGGCGAAGGGGGGCGAGCCTAGTTCGTTTGGCCCATGTCGCGAAAGGAGTCGATTGACTAGCGTGGAAGGGTGGCAGGACGCGCAGGGCGGTTGCGATCGAAAGTGCAGGTTGATTGCGTCCGAGGCGGCATCCTGATTTGAACGATGGAACAAGGATGAACTGGAGGCTATCGTGAAGCACCTATTCGACCCGCTATATTCGGTGGCGTTGCTGGGCCTGACGTGCCTGGGTCTGACGTTGCCGCCGAGCGCCGCGGCGCAGAGCTGCACGCCCAACACCAATGAGGACTGGATGGCGAAGGCCGCCGCCAGCGATCCCGTGGCCCAGGACATCCGACCCCGGGACTGCGACACGGTGCAGCAGACGCCGCCGGATTTCCGCTGGCCCGACGTGATCAAGAGTGGCGGCTACAGCGTGACCCTGACCTATCCCGACGGCCGCGTGCGGACCCTGCCGGCCGTCCAGAACTGGATCAACTGGGACGAGGTCCTGCCGGCCGGCACCTATGCCTGGTCGGTCTCCTACAGCGGCGGCAGCGCCAGCAATGCGCGCAAGTTCATGGTCGACGGCAATTCCGTGGCGTTCCTGGTGCCGAACATCGGCACCCTGATCAAGACGCTCGAGGCCAAGCCCCATCCACGCAGCCTGCCCGACGCGGCGACCTTGGCGACCATCAAGTCCCAGCGTGCGTCAGCCATCTCCAGTCTGTTGCGCGACGTCGGCGGCCGCACCAGTGCGTCGGTGCCGAGCGCGGGCGGTTCCGCCAACGAC
It includes:
- a CDS encoding M10 family metallopeptidase — protein: MPNPISAPSSQYPTSPVPVAGLTYIDALADGLKWGGSVGSGVALTYSFPYVAIAQASWDNKDSGGYSALDEPAGSYGLNAAQRQAVTGALAAWSNVANIGFTQVVDGQTNVGDLRFTWTATSQGNSSAWAYGPSSYWASGGDVWLSAPAIGQKPDSHWQAGNAGFSALLHEIGHALGLKHPFEGNPRLSGQKDSEQYTVMSYTEHPHAIFRKVTANGDGSYTFLTYYVEPDTPMLYDIAAVQYLYGANTTYHTGNDTYTFDPATPFFRTLWDAGGSDTISVATFSKSCVINLNPGAYSSIAIASDPLPPGYTGGTTPTYDGTDNLAIAYGVIIENATGGSGDDRLIGNNANNLLRGNGGNDTLNGGMGSDTALYSGSPATCTYTVLASGSVRVSGPDGSDTLDGIERLRFDDGTDAPLMNFLPMVHLDAPAYQAKIEAYFLAMAGRAASAAELNQFATLLAARSGSVWEDAGGAYGTTGSLVGTLNASSEFAALLQGRNTDQIIDQMFQRLTGVLPEQSVHDYYAVKLGAGTIKVKGLANAMLNDLAIMPRLDGSLSQPSNWPVNMFESLTPADYIGFATQLTSVGIHVTNLDVAGNLV
- a CDS encoding aldo/keto reductase, which codes for MKLRPLGSTGILVSEIGLGCASYWGKEIFSESRAIRIVRRASDAGVCYFDTGHSYSDGNAEPRLGKALREMGGRRHELCISSKAGTRFDSRRKLVKDFSPAWIRQSCHESLRRLGLERLPVLFLHGPRIADLSDELMGTLADLKSQGTIGAIGINTFDAPVLDHVERGGGFDVVMLDYNILRQDHEPLIGRLQAQGVGVIAGAALGNALFSNRVFRVRGVRDLWYLARALKNFREGIRRGRMFRFLERTPGATGAQAALAYVLGNSGVAAAVFGTTDEKHLVENLAASGIALPAEVLGRIRAAACP
- a CDS encoding TIGR03619 family F420-dependent LLM class oxidoreductase, producing MKFSYHAGMCNPAFYLELAKAAEAAGYDSFTLPDSIFYPQQADSTYPYNADGSREFLDGVPFLEPFSAVPWMAAVTTKLKFVTSVMKLPIRHPVLVAKSLTSIAVMTGNRFQFGVGLSPWREDFEICDQPWEGRGKRMDEMIAIIRGLSGGEYFGYEGEFYQFPPVKMCPAPSEPIPILIGGHADPALKRAAQLGDGWISAGSSLETLTDMIGKLKTWRAEFGRSHLPFLIQAGGLDAYSTDGVRRLEELGVTETVVAFRDSYAGGPDNRTLAQMLGELNGYAENVIHKVRG
- a CDS encoding SDR family NAD(P)-dependent oxidoreductase; amino-acid sequence: MSQHSRNPFSIAGKVALVTGASRGIGLAIAELFVEQGAEVIIVARKQETLDQAAAELRAKGGKVHAIASHMGRMEDIQKLVATLDERGLDVDILVNNAGISPPHVESFADTTEALWDKVMDVNLKGPFFLSGAIGKKMAARGGGNIINISTTSALMAQPEIGAYCVSKAALNTVTRCYARELGPRGVRVNAISCGVIKTVMGDHTLNDPQRYADMMKINPLKRAGLPEEVAKAVLFFASDASSYSTGTIFQVDGGVLS
- a CDS encoding pirin family protein, which codes for MTTRTLQKIIPSIPVSDGAGVKLRRSLGQSQGLRLDPFLMLDEFASDDPQDYIAGFPPHPHRGFETVTYLLEGTFQHEDHLGHRGLLRSGGAQWMTAGRGIIHSEMPQQESGRVHGFQFWINLPAREKMKPAAYRDIQPEEIPQVSLTADGGGSVRVVAGTFTAPDRVVAGPIQGLSTAPQFLDVRLPAGNRFVHELPAAHTAFLYPYAGSLQVGAADDFRPLAAHQVGVLSAGDRLEVAAGPDGAGFLLLAARPLGEPVAQHGPFVMNTREEIEQAIADYQSGHLV